One window from the genome of Juglans microcarpa x Juglans regia isolate MS1-56 unplaced genomic scaffold, Jm3101_v1.0 JmScfU0001, whole genome shotgun sequence encodes:
- the LOC121245219 gene encoding acyl carrier protein 2, mitochondrial-like → MAAAARSGLLKHLRVRVQAVPRNPSYTLSFSVIRHRFFSEEVRGSFLDKSEVADRVISVVKNFQKVDPSKVTPNANFQNDLGLDSLDAVEIVMALEEEFGFEIPDNEADKINSINLAVEFIASHPQAK, encoded by the exons ATGGCGGCGGCGGCAAGGAGCGGTTTGCTCAAGCACCTGAGAGTACGCGTTCAGGCCGTGCCCCGAAACCCTAGTTACACGCTCTCCTTCAGCGTAATACGACACCGTTTCTTCTCGGAAGAGGTTAGGGGCTCCTTCCTCGACAAATCTGAGGTCGCAGATCGGGTCATCTCCGTCGTCAAGAACTTTCAGAAAGTCGATCCTTCCAAG GTCACACCAAATGCCAATTTTCAGAATGATCTCGGGTTAGATAGTTTAGATGCAGTGGAGATCGTGATGGCACTTGAAGAAGAGTTTGGATTTGAGATCCCGGATAATGAAGCGGACAAGATTAACTCCATCAATCTTGCTGTTGAATTCATTGCTTCCCACCCTCAAGCAAAGTAG